The following proteins are co-located in the Campylobacter concisus genome:
- a CDS encoding transformation system protein, which yields MLELQEIQRLEKLYEEYEKKNKNSFLKFLSNKKLGLLIITTLLIAFIFGIFLFFSNTKNKKETTNTPTLVEKNLTIQTDIKEKNIAFAETNVSKNILEDGKQKSEQAKERFESDKKQDELAEKIAKKLEQSIKLNEDNKEQASDKKQRSGGGWLKLNLPTENENIQNEQHLPNEEVIELEPKAKPKIDIQISSENNEISMLKEDFNKNKNPEIALKIARKCYQDKRYSDTIKWALSANNLDSSIEDSWVMFAKAKYMLKQKDDALRALEEYNKNKNKPEINELINKIKSDTL from the coding sequence ATGCTTGAATTACAAGAAATTCAAAGACTAGAAAAGCTCTATGAAGAGTACGAAAAAAAGAATAAAAATAGCTTTTTAAAATTTTTGTCAAATAAAAAGCTAGGTCTTTTAATAATTACAACCTTGCTAATTGCTTTTATCTTTGGTATTTTTTTATTTTTCTCAAATACCAAAAACAAAAAAGAGACAACCAATACTCCAACTTTAGTTGAGAAAAATTTGACAATACAAACAGATATAAAAGAAAAAAATATAGCCTTTGCTGAAACTAATGTCAGCAAAAATATTTTAGAAGATGGCAAACAAAAAAGTGAGCAGGCAAAAGAGAGATTTGAATCAGATAAGAAGCAAGATGAGCTTGCCGAGAAAATAGCCAAAAAGCTAGAACAATCCATAAAGCTAAATGAAGATAATAAAGAGCAGGCATCAGATAAAAAACAAAGAAGTGGTGGCGGTTGGCTAAAGCTAAATTTACCAACTGAAAATGAAAATATACAAAACGAACAGCATCTACCAAATGAAGAGGTAATAGAATTAGAACCAAAGGCAAAGCCAAAAATTGATATTCAAATTTCAAGTGAAAACAATGAAATTTCTATGCTAAAAGAAGATTTTAATAAAAATAAAAATCCAGAAATCGCCCTTAAAATAGCAAGAAAATGCTATCAAGACAAAAGATATAGCGACACTATAAAATGGGCACTATCGGCAAATAATTTAGATAGTAGCATTGAGGATTCTTGGGTTATGTTTGCTAAGGCAAAATATATGCTAAAACAAAAAGATGACGCATTGCGTGCATTAGAAGAATATAATAAAAATAAAAATAAGCCAGAAATAAATGAGCTAATAAATAAGATAAAAAGTGATACCTTGTGA
- a CDS encoding ATP-binding protein gives MNNKNIYTDIKNIFINEDEVADFVNLDNSITCYNKIVSALKKPLKLILFYGKPGSGKTFLLNKIASDLQKDKKLIFFPHPFFSEATFIEALCEDIYGNKLDNINNFESFVTHYSKEFKNKDEILQNQIVVILDEAQLYPTELIEKIRLMADTRLFKFLFTIHKTENEDVLAKDYFQTRIWESIELGSANTNEIIVYLQRKIGQKGYDKYLNFQKKDYDKAYELCCGNLRTLNKIMYKFYEICEYYEQNQPSKLSSEDANIKILTMSALDTGIIHA, from the coding sequence ATGAATAACAAGAATATTTATACAGATATAAAAAATATCTTTATCAACGAAGACGAAGTAGCTGATTTTGTTAATCTAGATAACTCAATCACTTGTTACAATAAGATCGTCTCGGCTCTAAAAAAGCCATTAAAACTTATACTTTTTTATGGCAAGCCTGGCAGTGGAAAGACCTTTTTGTTAAACAAGATAGCCTCTGATCTTCAAAAGGATAAAAAATTAATTTTTTTCCCGCATCCTTTTTTTAGCGAAGCTACATTTATAGAAGCTCTTTGTGAAGATATATACGGAAATAAACTTGATAATATAAATAATTTTGAAAGTTTTGTTACACACTACTCAAAAGAATTTAAAAATAAAGATGAAATTTTACAAAACCAAATAGTCGTCATCCTGGATGAAGCGCAGCTTTATCCTACTGAATTGATCGAAAAAATAAGGCTTATGGCCGATACAAGATTATTTAAATTTCTATTTACTATTCATAAAACTGAAAATGAAGATGTGTTAGCAAAGGACTATTTTCAAACCAGAATTTGGGAGAGTATAGAGCTTGGAAGTGCAAACACGAATGAAATCATAGTCTATTTACAAAGAAAAATAGGACAAAAAGGCTACGATAAATACCTAAATTTTCAGAAAAAAGACTATGACAAAGCCTATGAACTTTGTTGCGGAAATCTACGCACACTAAATAAAATTATGTATAAATTTTATGAAATTTGTGAATATTACGAACAAAATCAGCCATCAAAATTAAGTAGCGAGGACGCAAATATTAAAATTTTGACAATGTCTGCACTTGATACAGGAATAATTCATGCTTGA